One genomic segment of Coffea arabica cultivar ET-39 chromosome 6e, Coffea Arabica ET-39 HiFi, whole genome shotgun sequence includes these proteins:
- the LOC113696828 gene encoding aspartyl protease 37-like — MEGEFDASKARTRVISHPLVPVFLVHLQMGEKRVDQVVIMNTGSSLFWVQCEPFSGMVNTLYTTFNPSTSGSYDAEVDCDRFCAYPVRCQKDFDDFRSYEVAYLGGYVGGLLAYDDIVFKPFYDDESIISDVVVGCTHNETTPFDIANGVLGLGATELSLVSQVSYKQFSYCIGNLSDPYSKDDLLIVGENFKLDGETAPLQI; from the coding sequence ATGGAAGGCGAATTTGATGCGAGTAAAGCCCGAACCAGAGTAATTTCGCATCCTCTTGTTCCTGTGTTTCTAGTGCATTTGCAGATGGGTGAAAAGCGAGTTGATCAAGTTGTTATTATGAACACTGGCAGCTCGTTGTTTTGGGTCCAATGTGAACCATTTTCAGGGATGGTTAATACATTGTACACCACATTTAATCCATCAACGTCGGGAAGTTATGATGCTGAGGTCGATTGTGACAGGTTCTGTGCCTATCCTGTTAGATGCCAAAAAGATTTTGACGATTTTCGCAGTTACGAGGTAGCGTATTTGGGCGGTTATGTTGGAGGATTATTGGCATATGATGACATAGTTTTCAAGCCATTTTATGATGATGAATCCATCATTTCCGACGTTGTAGTCGGATGCACTCATAATGAAACCACCCCTTTCGACATAGCCAATGGAGTTCTAGGACTTGGTGCAACTGAACTTTCACTAGTTTCACAGGTGAGTTATAAGCAATTTTCTTATTGTATTGGAAATTTAAGTGATCCATATTCTAAGGATGATCTCTTAATCGTTGGAGAAAACTTCAAACTTGATGGCGAAACAGCACCTCTTCAAATTTAA